Proteins from a genomic interval of Paenibacillus sp. FSL H8-0048:
- a CDS encoding IS3 family transposase, with protein MEDHRSEFRVEKMCSVFQVSRSGYYKWRTAKPSPQATRKALLLKRIAYHFHDSKGRYGSPKIKVLLVREGHQVSERTVGKYMKELGLRSCVAKRFRVCTTDSNHPLPIAPNLLNQQFHTEKPNQTWVADITYIPCREGRMYLASVLDLCTREIVGWRLSDRMTTDLVQGALDAAYQAKRPGKGLIHHSDRGSQYASADYRERLKTYQMTASMSRKGNCYDNACIESFHSLLKKELVYWNRFKTKQQAYDAIFQYIEFFYNRKRIHGALGYVSPVQFAATFKRKTL; from the coding sequence ATTGAAGATCATCGCTCCGAGTTCCGCGTGGAGAAGATGTGCAGTGTCTTTCAGGTGTCCCGGAGCGGGTATTACAAATGGAGAACAGCGAAGCCCAGCCCTCAAGCCACTCGTAAAGCCTTGTTGCTAAAGCGGATTGCCTATCATTTTCACGACTCTAAGGGTCGCTATGGCAGCCCCAAAATCAAGGTTCTCCTAGTGCGTGAAGGGCACCAGGTCAGTGAACGCACGGTAGGCAAGTACATGAAAGAACTGGGGCTGCGCTCTTGTGTCGCAAAGAGATTTCGCGTATGCACCACCGACTCCAACCATCCGCTACCCATTGCCCCCAACTTGTTAAACCAGCAATTTCACACGGAAAAGCCGAACCAGACGTGGGTAGCGGATATCACCTACATTCCCTGCCGGGAAGGACGAATGTACTTGGCGAGCGTGCTGGACCTGTGTACCCGGGAGATTGTCGGCTGGCGGCTTAGCGACCGGATGACCACTGACCTCGTACAGGGCGCTCTGGACGCTGCCTACCAGGCCAAACGCCCCGGAAAGGGCTTGATTCACCATTCGGATCGAGGCTCCCAGTACGCCTCTGCAGACTACCGGGAACGCCTAAAGACGTACCAGATGACCGCAAGCATGAGCCGCAAAGGAAACTGTTATGATAACGCCTGTATCGAATCTTTTCACAGCCTCTTAAAAAAAGAGTTGGTGTACTGGAATCGATTTAAAACGAAGCAACAGGCGTATGATGCCATTTTCCAGTACATTGAATTTTTCTACAACCGTAAACGAATCCATGGGGCACTGGGGTACGTTTCTCCGGTTCAGTTTGCAGCCACATTTAAGCGAAAAACGTTGTAG
- a CDS encoding MDR family MFS transporter has translation MHNKESNLKLVVAGLLLGILMSAMDNTIVAAAMGTIVSDLGGLDKIVWVTSAYMVMVMAGTPIFGKLSDMYGRKRFYIFGLIVFLIGSALCGTATSITQLSIYRAIQGIGGGALMPIAFTIVFDIFPPEKRGKLTGLFGAVFGISSVIGPLLGAYITEYVSWNWIFYINLPIGIVSFFFIMTSYKESISHSKQRIDWGGAFTLVAGIICLMFALELGGNQYAWDSAAILGLFAAFAVLLIAFIIIEKFAAEPVISFAMFRQRLFATSSILGLFYGSAFIVATVYIPIYVQGVYGGSATNSGLILMPMMIGTVIGSQSGGLLTTKTSFRNIMLLSAVCFVGGIYSLSTLTPETPRMALNAFMALTGFGVGFSFSVLSLSSIQHFDMRQRGSATSTSTFMRSLGMTLGITIFGIIQRNHFASQLSAAFGDSGQAASFGDPRSALTPEARAQIPAPVLEKITNSLSSSISHTFLWAIVPAVLTVVFVLLMPKDRLLPQGSQHAADNERR, from the coding sequence ATGCATAACAAAGAGAGCAATCTGAAGCTTGTCGTTGCCGGACTGCTGCTCGGCATTCTGATGTCGGCCATGGATAATACGATTGTTGCCGCAGCGATGGGCACGATTGTCTCTGATCTCGGGGGACTTGATAAAATCGTCTGGGTCACCTCCGCCTACATGGTCATGGTGATGGCCGGCACCCCGATCTTCGGCAAACTGTCCGATATGTACGGACGCAAACGGTTCTACATCTTCGGACTCATCGTCTTCCTGATCGGCTCCGCACTGTGCGGAACGGCTACCAGCATCACCCAGCTTAGTATTTACCGTGCGATTCAAGGGATTGGCGGCGGCGCACTCATGCCGATTGCCTTCACGATTGTCTTCGACATTTTCCCGCCTGAGAAAAGAGGCAAGCTCACCGGACTCTTCGGTGCTGTCTTCGGGATCTCCAGTGTAATTGGGCCTCTGCTGGGTGCATATATCACCGAATATGTGAGCTGGAACTGGATTTTCTATATTAACCTGCCCATCGGGATTGTCTCGTTCTTCTTTATTATGACCTCCTATAAGGAATCCATATCGCATTCCAAACAGCGGATTGACTGGGGCGGCGCTTTCACCCTGGTGGCAGGGATTATCTGCCTGATGTTCGCCCTGGAGCTTGGCGGTAACCAGTATGCTTGGGATTCTGCAGCCATTCTTGGACTGTTCGCTGCGTTCGCCGTGCTGCTGATCGCCTTCATTATCATTGAAAAATTCGCGGCAGAGCCGGTTATTTCTTTCGCCATGTTCCGGCAGCGCCTGTTCGCGACCAGCAGTATACTGGGCTTGTTCTATGGTTCGGCATTCATTGTAGCAACGGTATATATCCCAATATACGTCCAGGGGGTATACGGCGGCTCCGCCACCAACTCCGGCCTGATTCTGATGCCGATGATGATCGGAACCGTAATCGGCAGCCAGTCCGGCGGCCTGCTTACTACTAAAACGAGCTTCCGCAACATCATGCTGCTGTCAGCAGTCTGCTTCGTGGGCGGGATTTACTCCCTCAGCACCTTGACCCCGGAGACCCCCCGGATGGCGCTTAATGCCTTCATGGCACTGACCGGCTTCGGCGTGGGCTTCTCCTTCTCCGTGCTCAGCCTGTCTTCGATCCAGCATTTCGACATGCGCCAGCGCGGTTCGGCAACCTCCACCAGTACCTTCATGCGCTCGCTCGGAATGACGCTGGGGATTACGATCTTCGGCATTATCCAGCGCAACCATTTCGCCTCCCAGCTGAGCGCAGCCTTCGGAGACAGCGGCCAGGCCGCTTCCTTCGGCGACCCGCGTTCCGCGTTAACACCCGAGGCCAGAGCACAGATTCCGGCGCCTGTCCTTGAGAAAATCACGAACTCACTGTCTTCGTCGATCTCACATACCTTCTTGTGGGCCATCGTTCCGGCAGTGCTTACCGTGGTCTTCGTCCTGCTGATGCCGAAGGACCGTCTGCTGCCGCAGGGCAGCCAGCACGCTGCTGATAACGAACGGAGGTAA
- a CDS encoding aminotransferase-like domain-containing protein: MNKYHQVITELEKQMKEGQYRPGDKLPSVRSASEIYGCSVSTILKAYGELERTHTIYSIPQSGYYMVDKSDDSAASGSEGTVDFASASPDLNVFPYLDFQHCLNKAIDQYKYHLFTYGDALGLATLRRTLVSHLAEYQVFAKAESILITSGIQQALEILARMPFPSGRTEILVEQPGYDIYLRYLEAEGLPVSGIGRSAAGIDLQELEERFASGRFKFFYTMPRYHNPLGTTYSTEERKAIAGLAGKYDVYIAEDDYMADLGIGRRYDPIYAYDQTSHVIYLKSFSKIIFPGLRLGAVVVPQPLLETFRSYKGYTDTSLLSQAALEVYIKNGMYGHHRHKIKAMYAKKIRAVYEALGRHNTDGLIEASADSSGIYIQFRLPLTVNLERLVKRLGERKIQVIPGNGFYLPGYQTRDKFLRISISRAGLTQIDEGILAIIQEVKRGSGW; encoded by the coding sequence ATGAACAAGTATCATCAGGTGATCACCGAGCTGGAGAAGCAGATGAAGGAAGGGCAGTACCGCCCGGGGGACAAGCTGCCGTCTGTGCGCAGTGCTTCAGAAATCTACGGCTGTAGCGTCAGTACCATACTGAAGGCTTACGGGGAGCTGGAGCGGACGCATACGATCTACTCTATTCCGCAGAGCGGCTATTACATGGTGGACAAGAGTGACGATTCAGCGGCGTCGGGGAGTGAAGGGACGGTTGATTTTGCTTCGGCATCGCCGGATCTGAATGTCTTTCCGTACCTGGACTTCCAGCATTGCCTCAATAAGGCGATTGACCAGTACAAATACCATCTGTTCACCTATGGGGATGCCTTGGGGCTTGCAACACTGCGCCGCACCCTGGTGTCGCATCTGGCGGAGTATCAGGTGTTCGCGAAGGCGGAGTCGATCCTGATTACCTCAGGGATTCAGCAGGCGCTGGAGATACTGGCGAGAATGCCTTTTCCCAGCGGCAGGACGGAGATTTTGGTGGAACAGCCGGGGTATGATATCTATTTGAGGTATTTGGAAGCTGAGGGGCTGCCGGTGAGCGGAATCGGGCGTTCGGCGGCGGGCATTGACCTGCAGGAGCTGGAGGAACGGTTCGCCAGCGGGAGATTTAAGTTTTTTTATACGATGCCCAGATACCACAACCCGCTTGGGACAACCTACAGCACAGAGGAGCGCAAGGCCATTGCCGGACTGGCTGGCAAATACGATGTCTACATCGCAGAGGATGATTATATGGCGGATCTGGGGATCGGACGGCGCTATGACCCCATCTATGCGTATGACCAGACCTCCCATGTCATTTATCTCAAAAGCTTCTCCAAAATCATCTTCCCCGGCCTTAGGCTCGGTGCGGTGGTGGTGCCGCAGCCGCTGCTGGAGACCTTCCGCTCCTATAAAGGCTACACCGATACCTCGCTGCTGTCGCAGGCTGCGCTTGAGGTATACATCAAGAACGGGATGTACGGGCATCACCGGCACAAGATCAAAGCCATGTACGCCAAAAAAATCCGCGCGGTATACGAAGCACTCGGGCGGCATAATACAGACGGCTTAATCGAAGCCTCTGCGGACAGCTCAGGCATCTATATCCAGTTCAGGCTGCCGCTCACCGTCAACCTGGAGCGTCTGGTCAAGCGTCTGGGGGAACGCAAAATTCAGGTGATACCCGGTAACGGCTTCTATCTGCCGGGCTACCAGACCCGGGACAAATTCCTGCGCATCAGTATTTCCCGGGCGGGGCTTACACAGATTGATGAGGGAATCCTGGCGATTATCCAGGAGGTAAAGCGCGGGAGCGGGTGGTAA
- a CDS encoding heavy metal translocating P-type ATPase, with the protein MEKSAESAPEQQATLQITGMTCSACAARIEKGLSRMEGVSRASVNLALEQATVGFDPAAMDVPKIEEKIRSLGYDTLKESADFDITGMTCAACSARIEKVLGRMPGIAAVNVNLALETAHVEYSPGNVSPAEIMDKVSSIGYKAALKQDRKDIAEQRSEEITRKRNKWMISALLSLPLLWAMAGHFSFTTWIWTPELFMNPWFQLVLATPVQFVIGWQFYVSAYKALKNGSANMDVLVVLGTSAAYFYSVYLTIDSLKMSGMHHTVELYFETSAVLITLILVGKWLEALAKGRSSEAIRSLMGLQAKTALVLRDGAELSIPVEDVVIGDIVLVKPGTKVPVDGEVVEGLSSVDESMLTGESIPVEKKPGDSVIGATLNKNGMLRVKARKVGRDTALAQIIRVVEEAQGSKAPIQRIADVISGIFVPIVVGIAAVTFGVWYIWGAPGQFAEALEKAIAVLVIACPCALGLATPTSIMAGSGRAAEFGILFKGGEHLEAAQGVKVVVVDKTGTVTNGKPVLTDIVATTGIAAQGRVLGENRLLAITAAAEKLSEHPLAEAIVAGAQGRGIDLPPAGQFEAVPGRGVSAVVDGQKVSVGTRRMMVENGLDIEPWTGIMTKLEQEGKTAMLVAVEDAVAGVIAVADTIKETSREAVARLHAMGIEVVMITGDNRITAQAIADQAGIRTVLAEVLPEGKAEEIRRLQSGGVKVAMVGDGINDAPALATADTGMAIGTGTDVAMEAADITLMRGDLMSIPDAILMSRKTMRNIRQNLFWALAYNITGIPIAALGFLAPWLAGAAMAFSSVSVVLNALRLQRVKL; encoded by the coding sequence ATGGAAAAGAGTGCAGAGTCCGCCCCGGAGCAGCAGGCCACGCTGCAAATTACCGGAATGACCTGCTCCGCCTGTGCGGCGCGGATTGAGAAGGGCTTGTCCCGCATGGAGGGGGTATCCCGGGCGAGTGTCAATCTGGCGCTGGAGCAGGCTACGGTAGGCTTCGATCCGGCAGCTATGGATGTGCCGAAGATCGAGGAGAAGATACGCTCGCTAGGTTACGATACACTGAAGGAATCTGCGGATTTTGATATTACCGGCATGACCTGTGCCGCCTGCTCGGCGCGCATTGAGAAGGTGCTGGGACGCATGCCTGGAATCGCGGCCGTGAATGTGAACCTGGCGCTGGAGACTGCGCATGTGGAATATTCGCCGGGCAATGTCAGTCCGGCCGAGATTATGGATAAGGTGAGCAGCATCGGCTATAAGGCGGCACTTAAGCAGGACCGGAAGGATATCGCGGAGCAGCGCAGCGAAGAGATTACACGCAAGCGGAATAAGTGGATGATCTCCGCGTTGCTGTCTCTCCCGCTGCTCTGGGCCATGGCGGGCCACTTCTCGTTCACAACCTGGATCTGGACGCCTGAGCTGTTCATGAATCCCTGGTTCCAGCTTGTGCTGGCGACCCCGGTTCAGTTCGTGATCGGCTGGCAGTTCTATGTCAGCGCCTATAAGGCGCTGAAGAACGGCAGTGCCAACATGGATGTGCTGGTGGTGCTGGGTACATCTGCGGCGTATTTCTACAGCGTGTACCTGACGATTGATTCTCTGAAAATGAGCGGGATGCACCACACCGTGGAGCTGTACTTCGAGACCAGCGCGGTGCTGATCACGTTAATTCTCGTAGGCAAGTGGTTAGAAGCGCTGGCGAAGGGGCGTTCATCGGAGGCGATCCGCAGCCTGATGGGGCTTCAGGCCAAGACAGCGCTGGTGCTGCGTGACGGTGCAGAGCTGAGTATTCCGGTGGAGGATGTAGTGATCGGCGATATTGTGCTGGTGAAGCCTGGAACTAAGGTGCCTGTAGACGGTGAAGTCGTTGAGGGCTTGTCCTCCGTCGATGAATCCATGCTCACAGGCGAGAGTATCCCGGTGGAGAAGAAGCCGGGAGATTCCGTGATCGGAGCTACGCTGAACAAGAACGGAATGCTGCGGGTTAAAGCCCGCAAGGTCGGCCGTGATACGGCGCTGGCACAGATCATTAGAGTCGTGGAGGAAGCGCAGGGCTCGAAGGCACCGATTCAGCGGATTGCCGATGTCATCTCCGGGATCTTCGTGCCGATTGTGGTCGGTATTGCTGCCGTAACCTTCGGGGTCTGGTATATCTGGGGAGCGCCGGGGCAGTTTGCAGAGGCCCTGGAAAAAGCCATTGCGGTGCTTGTCATCGCCTGCCCGTGCGCACTGGGACTGGCGACGCCAACCTCCATTATGGCCGGGTCCGGCCGGGCCGCCGAGTTCGGCATCCTGTTCAAGGGCGGGGAGCATCTGGAAGCTGCGCAGGGCGTGAAGGTAGTGGTCGTAGATAAGACCGGGACCGTGACCAACGGCAAGCCGGTGCTGACCGATATTGTAGCGACTACTGGAATCGCTGCGCAAGGACGGGTGCTTGGCGAGAACCGGCTGCTGGCCATAACAGCGGCTGCGGAGAAGCTCTCGGAGCATCCGCTGGCGGAGGCCATTGTGGCTGGAGCACAAGGTAGAGGAATCGACCTGCCGCCAGCGGGCCAGTTCGAGGCGGTACCGGGCCGCGGGGTGTCGGCGGTAGTGGACGGCCAGAAGGTAAGCGTAGGCACACGGCGTATGATGGTGGAGAACGGGCTGGATATCGAGCCGTGGACAGGGATCATGACCAAGCTGGAGCAGGAAGGCAAAACAGCGATGCTGGTAGCCGTGGAGGATGCGGTTGCGGGAGTGATTGCTGTGGCTGACACGATTAAGGAGACCTCACGGGAGGCGGTAGCCCGGCTGCATGCCATGGGCATCGAGGTTGTCATGATTACCGGAGACAATAGGATTACGGCCCAGGCGATTGCGGATCAGGCGGGCATCCGCACGGTTCTGGCGGAGGTGCTGCCTGAGGGCAAGGCCGAAGAGATCCGCAGGCTCCAGAGCGGCGGGGTCAAGGTGGCTATGGTCGGCGACGGCATCAACGATGCTCCGGCGCTGGCAACCGCGGATACGGGCATGGCAATCGGCACCGGCACGGATGTGGCGATGGAGGCGGCGGATATTACGCTGATGCGCGGTGATCTGATGAGCATTCCGGATGCGATCCTGATGAGCCGCAAGACCATGCGCAATATCAGGCAGAATCTGTTCTGGGCGCTGGCCTACAATATCACCGGAATCCCGATTGCGGCGCTGGGCTTCCTGGCGCCTTGGCTGGCCGGAGCTGCGATGGCCTTCAGCTCGGTATCCGTTGTACTGAACGCGCTGCGTTTACAGCGCGTCAAGCTGTAA
- a CDS encoding copper ion binding protein, producing MSNVTLNVEGMSCGHCVSAVEKAVSGVGAAAKVDLPAKTVAVEFDENTVSLDKIKAAIEDQGYDVV from the coding sequence ATGTCGAACGTAACACTGAATGTTGAAGGAATGTCCTGCGGTCATTGTGTAAGTGCTGTAGAGAAGGCTGTTAGCGGTGTAGGCGCTGCGGCGAAGGTGGATCTGCCGGCGAAGACGGTGGCGGTTGAATTCGATGAGAATACGGTAAGCCTGGATAAGATCAAGGCTGCTATTGAAGATCAGGGCTACGACGTAGTGTGA
- the nfsA gene encoding oxygen-insensitive NADPH nitroreductase, with product MKPTNETLELLNRHTSVRQYQDKPVSDELLAAVIGAGQMASTSSNVQAYTVIAVTEPALKEQLSVLSGNQAYIKQCPVFLVWCADLYRLREASAPHLQGEPSYEGTAENLIVATVDVALAAQNAAVAAESLGLGIVYIGGIRNEIAAVSKLLGLPELVYPVFGMCLGYPAAVNGVRPRLPQAAVLHHNGYNAEAAVEQARVYDAISSDYMRERTGGQNAASWSEMMAGRLAQPARLHMKEFLLSKGFMQR from the coding sequence ATGAAACCTACGAATGAAACCCTTGAGCTGTTGAACCGTCATACCTCTGTCCGCCAGTACCAGGACAAGCCGGTCAGTGACGAGCTGCTGGCAGCAGTGATTGGAGCGGGGCAGATGGCTTCGACCTCCAGCAATGTCCAGGCGTACACGGTTATTGCGGTAACCGAGCCTGCGCTTAAAGAGCAGCTATCCGTTTTGTCCGGTAATCAGGCCTACATTAAGCAGTGCCCGGTCTTTCTGGTCTGGTGTGCGGACCTGTACCGTCTGCGGGAAGCGTCTGCTCCGCATTTGCAGGGGGAGCCGTCCTACGAGGGCACGGCCGAGAATCTGATTGTAGCGACTGTTGATGTCGCGCTGGCCGCGCAGAATGCCGCTGTTGCCGCAGAATCGCTCGGCCTTGGCATTGTCTACATCGGCGGCATCCGCAATGAGATCGCTGCTGTATCTAAGCTGCTCGGCCTGCCGGAGCTGGTCTATCCGGTCTTCGGCATGTGCCTCGGGTATCCGGCCGCCGTGAATGGCGTCCGTCCTCGCCTGCCGCAGGCAGCGGTGCTGCATCATAACGGCTACAATGCCGAAGCTGCAGTGGAACAGGCCCGTGTGTACGACGCCATCTCCAGCGATTATATGCGCGAGCGTACCGGCGGCCAGAACGCAGCCTCCTGGTCGGAGATGATGGCCGGCCGGCTGGCTCAGCCTGCCCGGCTGCACATGAAGGAGTTCCTGCTTAGCAAGGGATTCATGCAGAGGTAG
- a CDS encoding transposase has product MSGTRRSYNEEYKRQAVKYIQEQTKTVAELALELDVPAKTLHKWLGQYRQFENEPIITPDKYRELERQLKEREQELADLTEEMAILKKAVHIFSNPKN; this is encoded by the coding sequence ATGAGTGGAACACGGAGAAGCTACAATGAAGAATACAAAAGACAGGCCGTAAAGTACATCCAGGAGCAGACGAAAACGGTGGCGGAATTGGCCCTGGAGCTGGATGTCCCCGCCAAAACGTTGCATAAATGGCTAGGTCAGTACCGGCAGTTTGAGAATGAGCCCATCATTACTCCAGACAAATACAGAGAGCTGGAACGTCAACTGAAGGAGCGGGAGCAAGAACTCGCAGACCTGACAGAGGAGATGGCCATCCTAAAAAAAGCCGTGCACATCTTCAGCAATCCAAAGAACTGA
- a CDS encoding DMT family transporter has translation MHKQGLKLAYSFAVLNAFIIGFSFLFTKVALVHAGPLDTLTFRFAASFAVMSVPVALGWVKVSYRGKPIGRALLLAAMYPLGFFTLQVFGLQRATSAEGGILYSFTPVVTMIIAGVFLKEKTTLLQKLCIFLSVFGVVFIFVMKGSGIQLSSMTGIVLLFMTCLAFAGYSVLARSLSSHFSPAELSYLMMGVGFATFLIISLTGHTVSGTLGEFLNPLGSATFVLSAVYLGVVASLVTTLTSTYILSKIEASLMSVFTNLSTIVSIAAGAIFLGEQITVYHWIGSFLIIAGVIGTNLLGRKETAAASPAASE, from the coding sequence ATGCACAAACAAGGACTCAAACTGGCCTACAGCTTCGCCGTACTCAATGCGTTCATTATCGGCTTTTCCTTCCTGTTCACCAAAGTGGCGCTCGTTCATGCCGGGCCGCTCGATACGCTGACCTTCCGGTTCGCTGCCTCTTTTGCCGTGATGTCGGTTCCGGTCGCCCTCGGCTGGGTCAAGGTTTCCTACCGGGGCAAGCCGATTGGCCGGGCCCTGCTGCTCGCCGCGATGTATCCGCTCGGCTTCTTCACCCTGCAGGTCTTCGGACTTCAGCGCGCCACCTCAGCCGAGGGAGGCATCCTCTATTCGTTCACTCCGGTGGTGACGATGATCATCGCCGGGGTTTTCCTGAAGGAGAAGACCACCCTGCTGCAAAAGCTGTGCATCTTCCTCTCGGTATTCGGCGTGGTATTCATCTTCGTCATGAAGGGAAGCGGCATTCAGCTGTCGAGTATGACCGGGATTGTGCTGCTGTTCATGACTTGTCTCGCGTTTGCCGGGTACAGTGTGCTGGCCCGCTCCCTCTCCAGCCACTTCAGCCCTGCTGAGCTCAGCTACCTGATGATGGGGGTCGGCTTCGCCACCTTCCTGATCATCTCGCTTACCGGACATACCGTCAGCGGGACGCTCGGGGAGTTCCTGAATCCGCTGGGAAGCGCAACGTTTGTCCTGTCCGCTGTATATCTGGGGGTGGTCGCCTCGCTGGTCACAACCCTGACCTCAACCTATATTTTATCCAAAATCGAGGCCTCACTCATGAGCGTGTTCACCAACCTCTCCACCATCGTATCCATTGCAGCCGGAGCGATCTTCCTGGGTGAGCAGATCACGGTCTATCACTGGATCGGATCATTCCTGATCATCGCCGGGGTCATTGGCACGAACTTGCTTGGCCGAAAAGAGACCGCTGCGGCTTCCCCAGCAGCCAGCGAATAG
- a CDS encoding metal-sensitive transcriptional regulator, whose product MRKSHHSPEFKNGLTTRLNRIEGQIRGVKGMIERDTYCDDVLNQLAAVQAALNSVGKLLLEGHMKSCIIERIEAGEHEVIDELLVTVNKLMK is encoded by the coding sequence GTGCGTAAGAGTCATCATTCCCCGGAATTCAAGAATGGGCTGACGACCCGGCTGAACCGGATTGAAGGACAGATCCGTGGAGTGAAAGGCATGATTGAACGGGATACCTACTGTGATGATGTGCTGAATCAGCTGGCGGCGGTGCAGGCGGCCCTGAACAGTGTCGGCAAGCTGCTGCTTGAAGGCCATATGAAGAGCTGTATTATTGAACGGATCGAAGCCGGTGAGCATGAGGTCATTGACGAGCTGCTGGTTACGGTGAACAAGCTGATGAAATAA
- a CDS encoding aldo/keto reductase, with protein MLRALPLNRRGIPASRIALGCMGLGGGWDREPVTAANMKQGHEALDAALSIGINFFDHADIYTRGKAEKVFGQIFKERPGLREGILLQSKCGIKLMEPGDLSNSFDLSKEHILSSVDGTLARLGTEYIDILLLHRPDPLMDPEEVAEALHQLKASGKVRHFGVSNMSAAQIQLLQTYCDEPFIVNQLHMSLYKISWVDAVLSVNRDPWKDITFPEGTMEYCRAGNIQLQAWGPLAQGLFSGRPLEGQPENVVNTAAMVRRLANEKDAAPEAIVLAWLMTHPAAIQPVIGTVNPQRIAACAGADQLELSRKEWYELYVTSRGEKLP; from the coding sequence TTGCTGAGAGCGTTACCCCTTAACCGGCGCGGCATACCCGCCAGCCGTATTGCCCTTGGCTGCATGGGACTGGGCGGCGGCTGGGACCGCGAGCCGGTCACGGCTGCGAATATGAAGCAGGGACATGAGGCGCTGGATGCGGCGCTGTCGATAGGTATTAATTTTTTTGACCATGCCGATATCTACACCCGGGGCAAGGCGGAGAAGGTGTTCGGGCAGATCTTCAAGGAACGGCCGGGGCTGCGCGAGGGCATTCTCCTCCAGTCTAAATGCGGCATCAAGCTGATGGAGCCGGGAGACCTCTCCAATAGCTTCGACCTCTCCAAGGAGCACATTCTGTCCAGCGTTGATGGAACTCTAGCACGGCTGGGCACAGAGTATATTGATATTCTGCTGCTGCACCGCCCCGATCCGTTAATGGACCCTGAAGAGGTGGCAGAAGCGCTGCATCAGCTCAAGGCCTCCGGCAAGGTACGCCACTTCGGAGTCTCCAACATGAGCGCTGCCCAGATCCAGCTGCTGCAGACTTATTGCGACGAGCCGTTTATTGTCAATCAGCTGCATATGAGCCTGTACAAAATCAGCTGGGTCGACGCCGTACTTAGCGTGAACCGCGATCCGTGGAAGGACATTACGTTCCCGGAGGGCACCATGGAGTATTGCCGTGCCGGGAACATCCAGCTCCAGGCCTGGGGCCCGCTGGCCCAGGGACTTTTCAGCGGACGGCCGCTTGAAGGCCAGCCGGAGAATGTTGTGAATACAGCGGCCATGGTACGGAGACTCGCTAACGAGAAGGACGCGGCACCCGAGGCTATCGTGCTGGCTTGGCTAATGACGCATCCCGCAGCCATTCAGCCTGTGATCGGCACAGTGAATCCGCAGCGGATCGCTGCCTGTGCTGGCGCGGACCAGCTGGAGTTATCCCGCAAGGAATGGTATGAGTTGTACGTTACTTCGCGCGGGGAGAAGCTTCCTTGA
- a CDS encoding PadR family transcriptional regulator, which produces MPMKLAILGLLLERDMHPYEITLVMKERSMDRVIKMQTGSLYYAVDKLAAGGHIEAVEIIHSPDRPDKTIYRITDKGKTFMEQLILQQIRKSDPMYHPVQIALSLTHLIDQEKVESLLEERIREAEHEVNLAYQLYEEHIAVVPRSVLHLMYGRYEHCQTELKWLKRLYEDVAARRLNDIGRPIIADE; this is translated from the coding sequence ATGCCCATGAAGCTGGCAATTCTGGGACTTTTGCTGGAACGGGATATGCATCCTTATGAGATCACGCTTGTTATGAAGGAACGCTCCATGGACCGGGTGATCAAGATGCAGACAGGTTCATTATATTATGCGGTCGATAAGCTGGCAGCAGGCGGCCATATTGAGGCGGTTGAGATCATCCACAGCCCGGACCGGCCGGACAAAACCATCTACCGGATCACTGACAAAGGCAAGACCTTCATGGAGCAGCTTATTCTGCAGCAGATCCGAAAAAGCGATCCCATGTACCATCCGGTACAGATCGCTCTGTCACTCACGCATTTGATTGACCAGGAGAAGGTCGAAAGCCTGCTGGAAGAGCGTATCCGCGAGGCAGAGCATGAGGTAAACCTCGCCTATCAGCTATACGAGGAGCATATCGCCGTGGTACCGCGTTCGGTGCTGCATCTGATGTACGGCAGATACGAGCATTGCCAGACTGAGCTGAAGTGGCTGAAGCGCCTGTATGAGGATGTGGCCGCCCGCAGACTGAATGATATCGGCAGACCTATTATCGCAGATGAATAG